A region of the Vigna unguiculata cultivar IT97K-499-35 chromosome 9, ASM411807v1, whole genome shotgun sequence genome:
TCTCCCTTCCTGGTTTATTGATGTGTTAGTTTGTTATATGTCAGGTGGCGCAGACTGAGTTCACAGATATGGCATGGGAGGGGATTCTCGGTGCTGTTGATGCGGCTCGGGTTAGTAAACAGCAAATTGTGGAGTCTGAGCACTTAATGAAAGCCCTTTTGGAGCAAAAGGATGGCTTGGCACGAAGGGTATTTACTAAGGCAGGATTGGACAACACGTCTGTTCTACAGGCTACTGAGGATTTTATAGCGAAGCAACCTAAGGTGTGTCTGCTGGTGATATAGATAATAGATTTGTGTTGGTATTTTTTGGCAAATTCTGACCTGTCGCTTTATTTGGCAGGTTACTGGCGACACTACTGGACCTGTTATAGGCTCACATCTTAGCTCCCTTTTGGACAATTCACGAAAGTACAAGAAAGAAATGGGGGATGAGTATGTGTCTGTAGAGCATCTTTTGCTTGCATTTCATTCAGATAAGAGGTTCGGGCAGCAGTTGTTTAAGAATCTTCAGCTTAGCGAGAGGACTTTGAAGGATGCAGTACAAGCTGTTCGTGGAAGTCAAAGAGTGACTGATCAAAGTACAAATCTATCTTTTAATGTTTCTATTTTTCCAGAAAGATAGGTGCACGTGATTGGTTCCATCTTGTTACTAATTACAATAAAGTTGAAAACTGttataatttagaaatgaaCATGGAATCAAATTGTAGCAgaagtataataatattaagtttgcTGGGATGACTAAGAAAAAGGGAGGATGTTGATTATTTATGATTCTCATAAGCAAGAGCATAAAAGAACGAATAACTTAAGTAGCGAGTTATAATTTGTTGTCATATTTGATTTGTAAGAAGCCTGTTGTTTCAACTGGTTTATGtgtcatattttataattttctaagtTAAGCCTTGTTTTTACGTTGTTTTGTTATGTTTGGTTTACTCTGTTATATTCTCTTGTTGCTGTTCTATTTGTCAGATCTATCTTACGTTATTTTCTTATTTGGAAATAACTGTGTGTAGATCCGGAGGGAAAATATGAGGCATTGGATAAGTATGGAAACGATCTGACTGAACTTGCTAGGCGTGGGAAACTTGATCCTGTCATAGGTCGAGATGATGAGATTCGACGCTGTATCCAGATATTATCAAGGAGAACAAAAAACAATCCGGTTATTATTGGGGAACCCGGTGTGGGCAAAACTGCAATTGCTGAAGGGTTTGTCTTACATAATGTTATagcaaatattttgaaatgcgTTATACACAATATAACTgcttgttttacttttttaccTTATACTTTGagcatatttttccttttcgcattattttagtttttcattatcTTAAGTTAATGTTGAGTTAGGTTATTGACATGCTTCTCCTATTTGCgagaacaaaatttatcatGAGCACTTTGAATTcttggtttatatatatatatatatatatatatatatatatatatatatatatatatatatatatatatatatataggccGCTTCTCTTTCATATAAGTAGCTACGTTCCTTGTCATCGTCTATATATATCTTGTTTTTTTGCCTGTATGATTACCACTTCGCTCTAACCTTTCCCAATGGGTTGAAGTGTTCACTGTTTTGTCTGAAGGTTTGCAAAACCCTATAGTCTTTGGTCTCTGAGCCTCTTTATAACACATGCTTGCAGTTTCTTTCTTCATTGGAGTTTAGTCAAGGTTTTGAATCAAGGCTAAAATCCTTAAACATGAAACAAGTACTGATTTTTCTGATATATACATATTTCGTTTAATTGCCATGAGCTCTGTAAATTGTCTGTATATATGCTGATtaagttgaacaattttttgaaGATGTGCCTTTTTAACTAACTGCTTCAAGTTCCAATGATATTGAGGACGTGAAACAATTGAAATATGATGGGGAACTGAGATCCAAGTGGGTTAGGAATGATCTATTGGAGGCCATTCTTATTAGGAGCATACGTGATACAAGTTAACTTGTCttcaatttgttatttttcattcattctGTATTAGAAACTTCATGATGGCAATTATTCATGGAAAATAGCTGACAGTAGTGAACAGgtattttttagaattaaatgtAATTTGGAAAGTATGCTATTATTTGTAGTTTGTGGGTAGAGAATATTCTCTGACTCCGAGGCAGCAAGTGCATTGCTGTATTATGTGTggttttcatcttcatttttgATTTCATTAGTTTACCAATTGGTGTTGATCAATGTAATGTAAATAATTGTCATGTTGTAGTTTCTTATATAAAACTAGTGCAGAATTACTAAAACAAGTTATTTCATCAATGGATCCTTTCAATACTCTTGGATTTTGGTTTCGCATCAAAATATGTGTTATATTTAAAGTGGCAGTagcttatattttttttttgtactggACCAAGTATTCCCTTTGTTATCTTACCTGTAGTTTCTTTATTGTACCTAAACCGTTTTATTATTTTGCAGATTAGCTCAACGTATTGTGCGTGGTGATGTTCCTGAGCCATTGATGAACAGAAAGGTTGAGCTcctattgttttttcttttgattataAGCTTATAAAATGagttgagtttttctttttctttgtaaatttttatgTAGTGTCAAGTCTCGGTGCGGGCTGATTATATTAAAGCTTCTGAAAAAGGTCTAATCAAGCTCTTAATACCTCAGTGTCGTAGTTTCCTGATACCCTGAAAATGATATTTCTTACAACTATAAGGTCCATTTTATTCCTCTAGCCTTTTCGTTTCAAGACTTATCACAAAGCTTAGATACTTCCAAATTTGTAGAAGTCTCCTCCTACCTCAAATACAGAGAAAGAGATAAAGTTCTTTTTGCTATTCTAAAATACAAAGCATGCTTCTTTCCTACTGTTGAAGTTATGAGATTTTTTGGTATTAGGGATGAAATTGAGAATAgagtcttttaatattattattttaatttaagaattatGACGTGTTAATGTTATTATATGACTACAAACATAGAGTTAACCTTATTTTTACTATCCATAGTCCTaactaaaaggaaacaaattatGAGATATGTAAACAGGAAACTAATCCTAAAGGATAATTGAAATATGCCAAGATATgatcaaaagataattttaggatatttttatacGTTATAATATTAACACTATGGGCTAAATACTTGAAATGGTGGGCAAAATATCATTTGAGGATGGTGTCACTTTAATCAGTtgtcttaaaaatattaatttttcctaTTTGAGACTCTGGATGTTTCCTTGACCATTTCTCAAGCTTTATAGTTGTCTCCATGAACAGTCATGACATAGAACTTGTAATTGGAACACCTTATGAATTGTGTCACTTTCttgttcatattttcttttttaacttttctctGAAATGTAAAATTGGTATGAGGTGCAGCTTGCTGCTGTAAAGCTCTTCATAATCTGCTATATTTTGTGGTCCAATGGCCTTCATATTACACTTTTGCTTCACATTTCGTAGGGAGTCTTGGCAGGCAATGCAGTGCtgtaatttttgttgtttaaatttgtactaaaatttgcttttattcttttttggtTTATAGTTGATCTCCCTTGACATGGGTTCATTGCTTGCTGGGGCCAAGTATCGAGGAGATTTTGAAGAAAGGTTGAAAGCTGTCCTGAAGGAAGTTACAGCATCAAATGggcaaataattttgtttattgatGAAATTCATACTGTTGTAGGTGCAGGTTGGTACCTTATTCTTGTTGCCCAAGCCTTACAAGTTATAATATTGACAAGTTaaaatattgtgtatttttatttgttagagATGCAATATATACCATTAACATGCCATGACCTAATAACTCAAATCTTTAGGATAGTTGGTTCATTACATGGTGCCATAGCCTCTTTAGCCTAGTGGTTCAGAGTTTGATCTTGGCTGGTCCTcagttttatataaaatgttgCTTTTTTTTTCCAAGATACGTGGGTATGTGCATTCTCTGTGCTTTTTTAAGCTGAAAAGGCTCCTGTATGAGAGAGTGTCTTCGACATGTCATATTAAACCAATTTTATGCTTCCACTTAACTTAGGCTTTTGAGACATTAGGTTCGGGACACTATTTATTAGAACCCACCTCCCCTATGCCTAAAAATCAGGAATATTTGTTATCAATTCTTGGTTCTAATCTATTAACGAACAAAATAATTGATTGCTGCAGTGAAAGCAGCTTAATCTGAATATAATTTCTGCAGAATTGGGGGCAGGGAAATTGCTGATAGTAGAGTGATGGAAGAAAGTAAAGGAATATTAATCTATAGTCATACTGTCTCTAGCGGACCGTTTAACTGGTTGGAAGCTTTAATTAAGTTTTTGCATGACTTTGATTATATGCTTTCTTAGCTAGATCGGAGTAACATTCTGATACATATAATAGTAATACGGTATTCTTTTGGTCAATGGTTCCCTAACTAACAGGGGCTACAAGTGGTGCAATGGATGCCGGGAACTTGTTGAAGCCAATGCTTGGAAGAGGTGAACTTAGATGTATAGGAGCAACTACATTGAatgaatatagaaaatatatagaaaaggaTCCTGCACTTGAGCGAAGATTTCAGCAAGTGTTTTGCAGTCAACCATCTGTTGAAGATACAATATCCATTCTCCGTGGGTTGCGTGAACGCTATGAATTGCATCATGGAGTCAAAATATCAGATAGTGCACTTGTTTCAGCTGCAGTTCTTGCAGATCGATACATTACAGAGCGCTTTTTACCTGACAAAGGTAAGATGTGACATTAGCTCATATATGATGGGTTGATTCCtttgtaataatttattttagggtTACTTGCAGAAGTTTGGTCTTACCTAGAACAGCAAAAagttagttttgaaaagaaaaagcatTCCCTCTCTCTCTTATAAGTCTTTAGATTGTTAATAGCttggaattttttttctcttttagccATTGATCTTGTTGATGAAGCTGCTGCGAAACTGAAGATGGAGATAACCTCTAAGCCTACCGAATTGGATGAGATAGACAGGGCAATATTGAAATTGGAGATGGAAAAGCTCTCTTTGAAAAATGACACTGACAAGGCATCTAAAGAAAGATTAAGTAAGCTCGAAAATGATTTGAGTGTACTTAAACAGAAGCAAAAAGAACTAGCAGAGCAATGGGACAATGAAAAAGTTTTTATGACACGAATAAGGTCAATCAAAGAAGAGGTAATGTTTAGTTTGTATATAGTCAGTCACAGTTCCCGCCCTCCCCTGGAAAAGAATTCTGCACCTTacattttgtaaacatttgtagATTGATAGAGTCAACCTAGAGATGGAAGCTGCTGAACGTGATTATGACTTGAACCGCGCTGCTGAGCTCAAGTATGGAACTTTGATGTCCCTTCAGCGCCAATTAGAAGAAGCTGAAAAGAACCTTACTGAGTTCCGGCAGTCTGGAAAATCTTTGCTTCGAGAAGAGGTCACTGATCTTGATATTACTGAGATTGTTAGCAAATGGACAGGTATACCATTATCAAACCTCCAACaaacagaaagagaaaaattagTCTTGCTGGAACAGGTTCTTCACAAGAGAGTGGTTGGTCAAGATATGGCAGTCAAATCTGTGGCTGATGCAATTCGCCGTTCAAGGGCTGGATTGTCTGATCCAAACCGGCCAATTGCAAGCTTCATGTTCATGGGTCCAACTGGTGTTGGCAAAACTGAGCTTGCCAAGGCTTTGGCTGGTTACTTGTTTAACACTGAAAATGCTCTTGTTAGAATTGATATGAGTGAGTACATGGAGAAACATGCTGTTTCACGATTAGTTGGAGCCCCTCCTGGTTATGTTGGTTATGAAGAAGGTGGTCAGCTGACTGAAGTGGTCCGGAGAAGACCCTACTCTGTGGTCCTATTTGATGAAATAGAGAAGGCACATCACGATGTCTTCAACATATTGTTACAGTTGTTGGATGATGGAAGGATTACTGATTCCCAAGGAAGGACTGTTAGCTTCACGAATTGTGTTGTGATTATGACTTCAAACATTGGCTCACATTATATACTTGAAACTCTTCGTAGCACACACGATGATAAAACTGCAGTCTATGATCAGATGAAGAGACAAGTTGTTGAGTTGGCTAGGCAAACATTTCGTCCAGAGTTCATGAATCGCATTGACGAATATATTGTGTTCCAGCCTCTGGATTCTGAACAGATAAGCAAAATAGTGGAGCTCCAGGTAAttgatatgtttttattaacttaatccctttaaacttaatttgatttttccaTTTCCTCCGTAAATTGCTGctcttttaatcaaaattataatggTATTGAAGTTTCTTTAGATTGCTCTTTTGGTTTGATTTCCATTCTGAATAAACCATCGATTTGACTTCTCAAGCATTACCTTCTCTTCTAAATATTGAAATCTATCAGCTAGAAGGTAATACtttaggaaccaaattgaaggTATATAATGCTATTCTGATTGCCGGGGCGGCATGCTAATGTACGTCTTCTTACCTTGTATAGATGGAACGAGTGAAAAACAGGCTTAAGCAAA
Encoded here:
- the LOC114163361 gene encoding chaperone protein ClpB4, mitochondrial; translation: MATRRTPTLAKSLLAAVTASRTCRSRSARRLFSAITRASENSPNVLSRSQIVDALAAYNVTSAKFLSLSFTRSFHATNPSLRSAASSQVAQTEFTDMAWEGILGAVDAARVSKQQIVESEHLMKALLEQKDGLARRVFTKAGLDNTSVLQATEDFIAKQPKVTGDTTGPVIGSHLSSLLDNSRKYKKEMGDEYVSVEHLLLAFHSDKRFGQQLFKNLQLSERTLKDAVQAVRGSQRVTDQNPEGKYEALDKYGNDLTELARRGKLDPVIGRDDEIRRCIQILSRRTKNNPVIIGEPGVGKTAIAEGLAQRIVRGDVPEPLMNRKLISLDMGSLLAGAKYRGDFEERLKAVLKEVTASNGQIILFIDEIHTVVGAGATSGAMDAGNLLKPMLGRGELRCIGATTLNEYRKYIEKDPALERRFQQVFCSQPSVEDTISILRGLRERYELHHGVKISDSALVSAAVLADRYITERFLPDKAIDLVDEAAAKLKMEITSKPTELDEIDRAILKLEMEKLSLKNDTDKASKERLSKLENDLSVLKQKQKELAEQWDNEKVFMTRIRSIKEEIDRVNLEMEAAERDYDLNRAAELKYGTLMSLQRQLEEAEKNLTEFRQSGKSLLREEVTDLDITEIVSKWTGIPLSNLQQTEREKLVLLEQVLHKRVVGQDMAVKSVADAIRRSRAGLSDPNRPIASFMFMGPTGVGKTELAKALAGYLFNTENALVRIDMSEYMEKHAVSRLVGAPPGYVGYEEGGQLTEVVRRRPYSVVLFDEIEKAHHDVFNILLQLLDDGRITDSQGRTVSFTNCVVIMTSNIGSHYILETLRSTHDDKTAVYDQMKRQVVELARQTFRPEFMNRIDEYIVFQPLDSEQISKIVELQMERVKNRLKQKKIDLHYTEEAVKHLGVLGFDPNFGARPVKRVIQQLVENEIAMGVLRGDFKEEDSIIVDADVTASAKERSMNRLLIKKLDSPVADAMVVNH